A window from Canis lupus familiaris isolate Mischka breed German Shepherd chromosome 18, alternate assembly UU_Cfam_GSD_1.0, whole genome shotgun sequence encodes these proteins:
- the OR4C137 gene encoding olfactory receptor family 4 subfamily C member 137, producing MHLNNNVTEFILLGLTQDPVRKKIVFVTFLFFYLGTLLGNFLIITTIKTSQTLGSPMYFFLFHLSLSDTCFCTSIAPRMIVDALLKRATISFRECMIQVFSFHFFGCLEIFILILMAADRYVAICKPLHYTTIMSRQVCAVLVAIAWVGSCVHSLAQIFLALSLPFCGPNVIDHYHCDLQPLLKLACADTHVINLLLVSNSGAICTLSFVMLMCSYVVILYSLRNHSAEGRRKALSTCMSHIIVVVLFFGPCIFLYTRPATTFPMDKMIAVFYTLGTPLINPLIYTLRNAEVKNAMKKLWRKKLISDDKR from the coding sequence ATGCACCTGAATAATAATGTGACTGAGTTCATTCTGCTTGGATTGACCCAGGATCctgttaggaaaaaaatagtgtttgtcacttttttgtttttctatttggggACATTGCTGGGTAACTTTCTGATTATTACTACTATCAAGACCAGCCAGACACTAGGGAGTCCaatgtacttcttccttttccaccTATCCTTGTCTGACACCTGCTTCTGTACTTCCATAGCCCCTAGAATGATTGTTGATGCACTTTTGAAAAGGGCCACAATCTCTTTCAGGGAGTGCATGATACAAGTCTTTTCATTCCACTTCTTTGGCTGCCTGGAGATCTTCATCCTTATCCTCATGGCTgctgaccgctatgtggccatctgtaagcccCTGCACTACACAACCATCATGAGTCGACAGGTCTGTGCTGTGCTGGTGGCTATTGCCTGGGTGGGGTCCTGTGTGCATTCTTTAGCTCAGATTTTTCTGGCCCTGAGTTTACCTTTCTGTGGTCCCAATGTGATCGATCACTATCATTGTGACTTGCAGCCCTTGTTGAAACTTGCCTGTGCAGATACCCATGTGATCAATCTACTGTTGGTATCCAATAGTGGGGCCATTTGTACACTGAGTTTTGTCATGCTGATGTGCTCCTATGTTGTCATCTTGTATTCTCTGAGAAATCACAGTgctgaagggaggaggaaagcccTCTCCACCTGCATGTCCCACATCATTGTAGTCGTCTTGTTCTTTGGTCCTTGCATATTTCTATACACACGCCCTGCAACCACCTTTCCCATGGATAAGATGATAGCTGTATTTTATACACTTGGAACACCTTTGATCAATCCTCTGATTTACACACTTAGGAATGCAGAAGTGAAAAATGCCATGAAGAAGTTATGGAGGAAGAAGTTGATTTCAGATGACAAAAGATGA